In Coffea eugenioides isolate CCC68of chromosome 4, Ceug_1.0, whole genome shotgun sequence, the genomic stretch CAGATCCAGAGATTCGATTGTCTCCCTGAATTAACAAAAACAGCAAGTCGGAGTTTTGCATCAAAGTTAGGAAACATAGAGAACCCTTTGAAGTCAAAAATGAAAACTGGAAGAGGAAAGAATGCCTATTCTCTCATATACAAATATCATTTAGCTGAAGGCAGTAGAACAGGGAAACCCATGcctaattttgatgattatacCAGTAAAAATGAAATCTAAGTTTCTTGTAAAACAAATTACTTTTAACCGTTTTCCACAATGATATTTAGATACGCCACTATGTGCATTCATTGACAAGGTAACTGGGACCAGAAAAGGAGCACTTGGTCCAAGTTCTTGGATAATATGGAAAAAGcataaagaaaaagaatatttaAAGAAAAGATCATACCTCCATTATTCGTAGCATGTCTTTTCCAATAAGAAAGATTCCCTAGAATGATTATTATTATAACCATGTCAGAATATATAGCCAAATCAACAGCTTATTTATAGAAGAAAACACGAGGGAAAAACCTACCAATAAGATTGCAGGAACTGGTATGATAAAGTCGAAGTAGAGAGTCTTCTTTGGAAAGAGGAAAATATCAAGAAGCATTACTGCATTAACTGCCCCACTTGCTCCCTGAAAGCAAAAGCAGATTGATTACTCAGGAAATCTTTCAGATTTAATTGTTGCTAATGCTTGACGAAATGAGGAAAAGAAAACTATGGCAAAGGTAAATTGCAACATTTTGGGTTTACTGTCTACATGTTTTATTCAACAAGGCAGAAGTGCTTTGGTCTCACTATCCtaagagaaaaaagaataagGATGTGGAATATTTTCTCAAGGAGTGGAGGGTTGGCAATGTAAACAGACATGATGTACAAAAAGCAGGATTAAGTCTAAACAGAGGCTTGCAAGTGAGCATATCCCAACTCCCAATCTACAAGCAAAAGCTGTAAGAATAGaatatattttacatataatacaTGATTGTTTAAAGGACTCGATCAAACAAAATAAGTTGGAGAAATCCTAATCTACAAGTACAAGAAACGACTTAGAATGTGGATTCAAACAATCCAGTGAACACAAGGAAATCTTATAGTAAGTTCTAGGATTTAAGTGGTTTCACAAAAAGAACCATAGTTGAGGAAGATCGTGATAGAAGGAATATTTGCAGAAAGATAGAGATAGCTAGCTATTTTAGTTTCTCTTCTGAGAATCTCATTCATTTAATAGACAATCTGTAAAAGCACTCATAGCTCTTCAGGACAGTCACAACTTGCAATTTTTGTGAGTTTTTTTGTATGAAGAATACAATCTAATAAGATGGGTTCTATCCATACATTAACAAATGCATTTTCAAGACAAAATTTTCAACTGACGAATCAGAACAAACTACAAACTACTTCACAAACCAGTTGGAAGATCCTCAACTCAGTATCTTCTGTTCACAGAAAACTACTTGGAAGAAGGCAATTCTCCCTAAATGGTTATCTTGCCTACTGCAtcatgtttttgtttttaactgGCAGAGCAGCATAAGTAAGGATGACAATTAAACACCAAATGAAGACAAGGCAGCGCACTCACCAGACCAGGGACATTTGAAGGGTCAAAGCTCCACATATGTTTTCCCTGTACAAATCAAAGCATTTATAACAATATCAATAGATCAGCAAATAAAAAGACAGCTGGAGATACCATGCTGCATCTACAAGTACAAATAGTGCAGCCAGCCCTCTATCATGTCATAGATTGCACTGATACTCTTTGACCACATGATGTTAGAATGATTGGCACCAAGATTGCTGTTCTCATATTCAACTTGGTGCTTTCCACTTATCTCCCCAGTAACAGAAAGCAAAGGCATAGCACTGCAATATTTACTTTTGAAGGATAAAGAAACATTATGTGTATCTTTACTTAGAATTGATAAATTAATGCTGAACAGAACAAACAAGAATATCAGTTGTTATATTCACTTTTAGCTGACGAAACAAACAAGAAGCACCTTATTTAAGGAACAAACTGCTATTCTGAGTTTGATTGCCATTTATAACAAAAACAAGCATTTCACCAGAGCCTCTTTAAGAACTTGGAATTAAGTCACTCTACCTTGGAGGATGGGGCCAACAAAGCATGGTGAACTAGATAGAAAACTGAGCCACCAACTGCTCCAGCTAGGTATAGTTTCAGCAAATACGTAGGTCCAAAAGTGATTCCCACCTAACAAAGACAAGCACAGAAACATTTCATTAATGGGTATGCGCCCAATTTATGCTTCTCAATGATTCATAAAGAATGAGTGCCAGAATATGCCAGATATACTTTCTTATAAGGGACAACATTATCACACACTGCAAAGAGCTGATAACAAGCCAAGACAGCAAGAGAAAACGATCAATACAACAAAAGTAAAACTTGCCAACAGATTCTCCCACCTTTCCACTAGGTTCTTCACTTTCTGATGCTACATTTGGTCAAGGTGACAAAGAAATTAGAGTACTGTTAGCCACTCTTTTAGCCGTCTTTCCATGTGTCAGAGTGTTTCCTCTATTGAATCAATTTCAATTTCCAGAATCAATTAGGCGATCAATTATCCAAATAAATTTCATCACTCTCTAAGTAGGTTTgaggtttaaaaaaaatgaactacCTAATCACATATTCTAACAAGATGAATAGTTCATCACATATTTGCAATTAATGTTAAGTAAACAATGGTTCACTTATAACAAGGATAGCAAGGTCATCTAACCAGATATAGTTCCTTTCAATGCATTAGAATTTGGTCATGTTGAGTAACGGAAAGGGTTGTATTGTTAGCTGCAGCCAAATGTGGGCTGCTATGTTACTTGGACTCTTCACTTAGCCCTGCCATACCTGTGTCTGACTCTCCATTTTGCACTAAAGTAGCCGCGTCGGCAGGACTTGGTAGCCAAGTCCGAATAACACAGGCAGTCTGCAATTTAGCCTCACATAAGCTATAGGTCAATTAATTAGTCAACAAGTTCTCCACAACGTTACTGAATCACAGTCACTACCAACATTGAGAACAACTAAAAAGAGAAGCAAGTAAAATATGTTGAACTAGGCATTAAATAGAAACTGCTGGTAATTTCTAAGACATAAAACACCAATTAACATgtattttccaacaaaattggCAGCAGCACAAGCAAAATCACATCATGATTTTGATATGGATACACAGCCAGATTTACATAACAAGCCATAGCAGCCAACTGTGTGTGCCAACATTAGGTACATTAATTCATGAATCGTAAATTAATCTGCAAGAAAGAAGAATATCATTCTCAAACATTTCCTTTCTAAACCTGAAGAGAATTCCTCATTCTCTTGGGGATACTTATTATGTTAAGTGAAATTTGCATATAGATGTAATATTGAAAAAAGAGTTCAAAGGATTGATTCCTTACACTTGTTCCGAAAAAGTAAAGCCCCACCATGTTAGAGATAATATGCCCGATGTCAATATGACTGAATGCAGAAGTAATGATTGTGTGAATTCTTCCACTTCTAAAGTTGTCCAAAGAAATCTGGTTAGAAGAcagtaataaaattaaaataagctGAATAAAAGGTCTAAAGACTCGAGGAAAACGAGCACAATATTGTTAGCAAATTACCATAAAATTCTTCTTCATAAATGATGGGTCTGCAATGCGCCATAACAGGAAAACAGCTACATTAGTTAAAATTAGTCCCAGAACCACACCATCTGTGGTAAGCCGTTGGAACCTACAAAAAAGAAAGGGCTGTTACTTTACCATTAACTTAGAAGAATACTGAGCTTGAGACCATAGAGAACAAAGAAGGCAAGTCATTCCAATAAAAGATGCCTCTGCAGCTCATTAATAATCAGATGCATATCTGACACGCAGAAAGCAAGAAGCAGAAATATGTCacatttttaatattttagaaCCAGCTAGCAAACCGTTCAAAATAACTTTCAGCACCTTGTCATAACTCTTAGAAATGCCACATGGTTTTATGAGAATTATACCAGACTGCAAGAAGAATTGAACAACCATTTTATGGGAAACCATAGAAATTTGGCAGATCAAATAAAGAAGCTAACCTGGCTGGTCCAAATTAAGACAGCATATTAAGCCAGAATAATAATCTAAATATTTATGAGAGAATAAGATTGTTCAAGTCATTTCTTATCATATCCAATAACTCAAGATACTAAAATGTATAACTAATATATTCTTCCCATGGAAATTAGTTGAGATTTTTTACTTTTCAAGAAATAATCCTGGTGGTGCTGTAAAGTTCCATAGAGCTACAAAGGGAGAAAACTCATAAGGTCAATGCTCAAAGTTTTATGAAGTATAATGTGCTCGGACAACAGTCAAAATCATATAGTAatcccttcttttcctttgtcgTTGACCCATTCCGTATTGTAGAAAGTTGAACTATTATAGCTAAAGACTTTAAGCAAAAGTGCTACTAGCAATGTGGTGTGTTTGTGTATGTTGTCTACTTGAGCTTATGTAAAATGGCATATTTAGTTAAGGAAAAGTACACTTTCAGCATCAGATTAGGAAGCTAATTATTCTCACCACAGCCCTTTCTGGGAAGGTGCAAGCTTGAGCTTTCGATGTCATAGGGCATCTGAGGAACTTAAGGTAAAACGTTGTGTCTTTTGTGTTTTTGTCTGTGGGTGAGAGAGACACTAAGGATGCAATTTTGGATAAAACTGCAGAAACCTTTGGCATCAAATGAGTGAACCACTGCGTTATAGACTAAACTGGAAAAACATAGTACAGTCCACCCAACTACCACATGACACGCATAAAGCATTCTCATCTCTCACCACAACTTTTTTTCAGATAGTCTTCCAAGTATCAATAATTCAGCCGTACttgcgaaaaaaaaaaatgaaaaagaaaaaaccacaaaaagagaagaaaacagTGCAAAAATTACTGATCTCTCAGTTTCATTTTCACACTGGAACAGCTACTTAATTCCAAAGTGTAAATCCAAATGAAAATTGagacaagaaaagaagaacgaaatttggatttcacatttttttttaaaaaagtagaTTGATCATGCTACTAAAAACTCAaactttaccttttttttttctccttcgcATTTTCCAGTTAAAACagaaaaccaaaagaaaaagaaaagaaaagaaaaacaagattcaCGAATAACGAAACACAGtcagaaaagaaaataaaatgctacTTACCAGGAACGGCGATtggaatcaaaggaaaaattagaaTGAAAGTTTCTTCTTGCAAATTGAGCTCTCAAGCCCGTAACTATGGTTTGGCCCGTTGAAGGGGAATTTCGCAAAATCAGCAGCTTTGTAGAATTTGATGGATTTGAGAAAAACCCATTTgaaatttcttttgaaaaaacTCTGTTGTGTGGTCGATACGAGGTCCATGAGGTGTACTGGGAGAAGAATGGATTGTTTTGGGGAGACGGGCTATTGGTGTTGGGGAGAAAAGGAGATGTTTTTGAATAAATGGAGTAGGTTGTGGTTGTGTTGTTGGAGAGGGTTTTGGAGGTTTTGGAGAGGAGTTTTAGTGAGAGAAGCCTCTGCATTGCAACCAAAGAGAGATTTCTCAGGTGGCAGGAGACCGAGACCGAGACCGAGACCGAGAAGGTCTTTATTTCGAAAGAACAATTTTTTGAACTTGGCTTGGAGCAGAGGGACAAATCTCACACGTCGGGAGAAacgaaaagaaaggaagggaaAGCGGACTCTTCGATTGTTTGCGACTTTTAACTGGGAAAGGATTGGGTTTTTTTTTCCACAGTcataatatttgtataattcAATTTATCTTATTCTACGGGAAAGAAATTCTGAACAATCAGGAAGGAACATTTTGACacttcttttgaatttttttctagCACCTCCTTTAAACCAAAGGGAAAAGGATTGAGTTGGTGATAAAagccagaaaaaaaaagaaaaaagaaagagctgggcaagccaaaaaagaaaaggtaaaacTTGTGTGAACCCGATCTACAGGCTTACTTGTAGATAAGGCagaattctaatttttttttttgggataatgtcagaaacctctcgtgagatttttgacaatttcactagCCTCCCCTGAAGtagatttctaacaatttcacgaGCCTTTCCTGAAATTTGTACTAAGCTTaaggttttgataacaaaatagtctaattagaaaaaataacattaaaaaagtactttaaatcgagagatgaaacttttatattataaatacctcttatgcatgtatataagttatattagtaaaagaataaaaataattaatacacaTATTTCACTATTCAAAAAGTCcacatttaataaattagacaacataaataagtaacaaaactacactaataATCACAATATTTAACAAAATAAACTAGTCGTCTCTTTTAACATTATATATGTTAtgattcttgtgattttgaacaaaaaaaattttaaattttgcctttctttttcttccattCTCCTTTACTAATAGCTAACGATTTATAATTAGAGGATTAATTAACTATTAGtaactaattaatgaaaataactgttgaaaatttctttaataATGAACAATGACTTgtatttataaaataatatcaatTGTTATATCTAATGGAGGaaggagggaaaagaaaggcaaatttcaaaaaattttctattcaaaatcacaagaatcaTGGCAAACATTATGTTAAAAGAGATTACTAGTCTATTTTGTTGAATCTTATGAtcattagtgtagttttgttgcttatttgtgttgtttaatttattaaatgtaAACTTTTTGAGTGATGAAATGTATGTGTTAattgtttctaatttttaattatttttattcttttattaatGCAACTTATATGCATGCATAAGGggtatttatgaaataaaagtttcatctctttctttaaaatacttttttaatgttactttttctaattagattaattttgttatcaaaaccttaacctcaggggaggtttgtgtaattttgtaaACTTTAGGGGAGActagtgaaattgtcaaaaacctcctcggaggtttctgaaattatccctttttttgtCTGTTTTTCAACCATAGTTAAACTGTTAGTCCTTAACCAATTTTGCCTTTCCAAATTATTTCTATTGGTGAAAGATCAACGAAGCGCATAGAACTCATTCTTAGAGGAACAAATCTGTAAGAACAAATGATATCCTcctctatttcattttttttaaaggagAGGCATCATATAGCCAAAAAAAACCTTGAGTATTTTTCTGGGACTAAGAAGAGGGTGACGAAAGCCCATCTTTCATCTGCTTATAGATAAGATATCTTGGAGGAAACTAAAGAGGGGGTTGGATCAGTTAGTATTTATTTTAGGTGAGTAAAGAAGCAGGCTTGTAGGGAAAGCTTTGATGGAGGAGGTGATCAGTTTACAGATTGGGGCTGGGAGAAAGAGAGGTAGGAGGTCATGGTGGTGGCACAAGGAAGGTGATGCAAATCAAGCTATGCCATCGGACAAGATTCAAGTTCCATTAGGACTAGTCACGTGATCGAGCTAAGAAATTACGTGAAGGACTTCAAGGGCTGGTTCGATGGTGTTCAAAGTCAAGAAGTCATTCCAAAGGTGATTGAAGGTGTgcgattttgaaaaaaaaaattttaattcttttctcGTTTTACGTGcgttaaataatattttgactTATTTTAGTTTAAATCCTTTAATTTCTAAGGTATTTTTATGGTTGAATtaaattttaattgtttgtttttATATCGTGGTGCGTATTTAGTTAtagtgcattttggtagtgtggcTCACTAGTaagtgtgtattaaatttagtgGATATGAACGGATGTTATATACCAAGGAATATATGCCTAGAAGTGTTAAGAGTGAGCTAGAGGAACACCACATAGATGAGTGGTTAGAAACTAAGAAGAAAGATTAAGAGATAAGCATTAGTCAAAGTAGTGCCACGTGTCACGTTTTCATTTAGTCTTGGAGCACTTAAGTCTTCATCTTTATCACTTCATTTGGAGCAAAATAACCCTTCATTCTTTCTCAAGGTGGCCGAACCTCAAGAGGAGCAAGAccaagagagaaaactccatttttcctttgatttccttcaccaaatcttgagaGATTTCTTCTAATTACCAAAACCTACCCCAATTAACTTCGCATCTAAGGTGATAGCAAGCTAAGGGTGGAGtgttttgagaagaaaagggtTTGCTTTGCTTGTCTTCAAGGTGTTGGAAGGTATAATCATTATAAGCTCCTTTTGTTCTTTAAATGTTGTTGGAtaacttgattttgattgatttcATGGAGTTTCTTGCGATTTTAGGGTTGGGAatgataaatttcagttttattgaTATTTTCCAGATTTTATATAAGTTATTTCATCTTTGATTTGGCATTTATATGATTAGTAGAAGCTAGTTTAGTGTTAAGGTGGAATTTCTATCTTTTAATCGCAAGtagtgatggttatatgcaaaTTTTAGCTTTAGAAGTGAGATTTCAGCCTTTGTTAAGTTTGTAACTTTGATATAGGTTGTCCAATCATATTAGAAAGGTGGTTGAGCTTTGATATGCATGTTTACAACTTCAATAAGTGAATTTCTTACTTGAATTTcagttctgccctgtttttggaatCAACTTGGGCTGCAAATTTCTCCCTGTTTTAGACTGaatcagcttttggacaaaacatgaaaattatatggatttgagttaactttctacctgcaaaatttcagatcaattggatcattttagcttatgatttggcCGGAGCACTCCTGACTGCGCAAAAACTCTAATTTTCCTGACCTGTTTTTCATGTGCTTCTGACTGTccatttttgaccttgaaaatgcgagaactgggtgtcgatgtcttcataggaaatgtaggtctatgtctcaacttcgaaacgccataaaatttacctcaatctgataagtgtagctttaGTTGTGATTAAAAAACCAAAGGATGGCGAAACTGCCATCTTCATTGTTTCTCGTtgcctttctcttgttttccatATCCTTGGTCCGACTGAACATGTACTTCTCAAGTGTTCTAAACCTGATTTCTAACATTCTAGACAAGTATTCAAAACATGGTTTTTAGTCGCACATATTGGCTTTGAACTTAACCG encodes the following:
- the LOC113768622 gene encoding RHOMBOID-like protein 12, mitochondrial; translated protein: MQRLLSLKLLSKTSKTLSNNTTTTYSIYSKTSPFLPNTNSPSPQNNPFFSQYTSWTSYRPHNRVFSKEISNGFFSNPSNSTKLLILRNSPSTGQTIVTGLRAQFARRNFHSNFSFDSNRRSWFQRLTTDGVVLGLILTNVAVFLLWRIADPSFMKKNFMISLDNFRSGRIHTIITSAFSHIDIGHIISNMVGLYFFGTSVGITFGPTYLLKLYLAGAVGGSVFYLVHHALLAPSSKGKHMWSFDPSNVPGLGASGAVNAVMLLDIFLFPKKTLYFDFIIPVPAILLGIFLIGKDMLRIMEGDNRISGSAHLGGATVAAIAWARIRNGRFRF